In Papaver somniferum cultivar HN1 chromosome 1, ASM357369v1, whole genome shotgun sequence, a genomic segment contains:
- the LOC113338589 gene encoding pentatricopeptide repeat-containing protein At1g12775, mitochondrial-like, with amino-acid sequence MNLRFVRNYRCTISQLESFVRDECKSGKIKKLDDGLRYFDQLISEKPLPSNHTFNHVFGSLSKIKCYSDVILLYKKMNLVGVQPSIYTLSILINCCCQLGKVDHGFCLFGEVLKRGYHPDTATFNTLIKGLCLQQKIDFAFKVFDKMAEMGVQPDAITCNTLISGLSKTGKVDHALEVKNKMVEWKCSPTVVTYCATIETLCKGGLVDEALVLFSEMLKDLNVAPDVVVYTSLINGLFDSGRLDEARRIFDEMVSRGISADVTTYSCMIHGHCIHGQWEEARRYFNEMLDQGILPTTITFTILIDSLCKYGNIDDAVGVFRYMEKLNIKPDRITYNSMINGLCLAGRLQDAAELFDSMVDRGLEPNAVSCTTLIDGYCRNCKLDEAMLLFNKMKQNGLKPTTLTYSILLAGLYRGGRIKVAEGIFNEIQSFGQYPNKITFGTVLDRICKNGKIEEVVELFGSMDASFISVTSP; translated from the exons ATGAATCTTCGTTTTGTGAGAAATTATCGTTGCACCATATCACAACTTGAGAGTTTTGTGAGAGACGAGTGTAAATCTGGTAAAATTAAGAAGCTTGATGATGGTTTGAGATACTTCGATCAATTGATTTCAGAAAAGCCTTTGCCGTCTAATCATACATTTAATCATGTATTTGGTTCACTATCCAAAATCAAATGCTATTCAGATGTCATTTTGTTGTACAAGAAAATGAATTTGGTTGGGGTACAACCCAGTATATATACATTGAGCATTTTGATTAATTGCTGTTGTCAATTAGGCAAAGTTGATCATGGGTTTTGTTTGTTTGGGGAGGTGTTAAAGAGGGGTTATCATCCTGATACTGCCACTTTTAATACACTGATTAAAGGGTTGTGTCTTCAACAAAAGATTGATTTTGCATTCAAAGTGTTTGATAAAATGGCTGAGATGGGTGTTCAACCTGATGCTATTACATGTAATACTCTTATATCCGGGCTTTCTAAAACTGGAAAAGTTGATCATGCTCTTGAGGTGAAAAACAAGATGGTTGAATGGAAATGCAGCCCTACGGTTGTTACATATTGTGCGACTATAGAAACACTTTGTAAAGGaggattagttgatgaagctttGGTTCTATTCTCTGAAATGCTTAAAGATCTGAATGTTGCACCCGATGTAGTTGTTTACACTTCTTTGATTAACGGGCTTTTCGATTCAGGACGGTTGGACGAGGCAAGGAGAATCTTTGACGAGATGGTTAGTAGAGGAATCTCTGCGGATGTAACAACTTATAGCTGTATGATTCATGGTCATTGCATACATGGTCAATGGGAAGAAGCAAGAAGATATTTTAATGAAATGTTGGATCAAGGGATTTTACCCACTACAATAACCTTTACTATATTGATAGATTCACTTTGTAAATATGGTAACATAGATGATGCTGTGGGGGTATTTAGATACATGGAGAAGCTAAATATAAAACCTGATCGGATTACTTATAATTCAATGATCAACGGTCTATGTTTGGCAGGTCGGTTGCAAGATGCGGCGGAACTATTTGACTCGATGGTGGATAGGGGCCTTGAACCGAATGCTGTCAGTTGCACTACATTAATTGATGGGTATTGCAGGAATTGTAAGCTGGATGAAGCTATGTTGTTATTCAATAAAATGAAACAAAACGGGTTGAAACCTACAACACTTACTTACAGTATACTCTTAGCTGGGCTATACCGAGGTGGTAGAATAAAGGTCGCAGAAGGTATCTTCAAtgagatacaatcatttggtcAATATCCAAATAAAATTACATTTGGTACAGTTTTAGATAGAATCTGCAAGAATGGAAAAATTGAGGAGGTAGTAGAATTGTTTGGATCGATGGATGCTTCCTTTATCTCAG TTACATCCCCTTGA